The Candidatus Dechloromonas phosphoritropha genome includes a region encoding these proteins:
- the metF gene encoding methylenetetrahydrofolate reductase [NAD(P)H], giving the protein MKTEISIEFFPPQTPEGMEKLRATWARLAELKPAFFSVTYGAGGSTRERTIAVVKEIAAGGFTAAPHLSCIGSTRDNIREILADYKAAGIRRTVALRGDLPSGMAEAGEFRHANELVEFIRGETDDWFTIEVAAYPEWHPQARSPRDDLAAFARKVRAGANSAITQYFYNADAYFHFVDKARALGVEIPIVPGIMPIAGFSKLARFSDACGANIPRWMRKKFESFGDDADSIRAFGLDVVSELCERLLKGGAPGLHFYSMNQSALTMEICKRLG; this is encoded by the coding sequence ATGAAAACTGAAATCTCCATCGAATTCTTTCCCCCGCAGACGCCGGAAGGCATGGAAAAGCTGCGCGCCACCTGGGCACGGCTGGCCGAGTTGAAACCCGCATTTTTCTCGGTCACTTACGGCGCCGGTGGCTCGACACGCGAGCGCACCATCGCCGTGGTCAAGGAAATCGCCGCCGGGGGCTTTACCGCCGCCCCCCATCTGTCGTGCATCGGTTCGACCCGCGACAACATTCGCGAAATCCTGGCGGATTACAAGGCGGCCGGCATCCGGCGCACCGTCGCCCTGCGCGGCGACCTGCCCTCGGGCATGGCTGAGGCCGGCGAATTCCGCCACGCCAACGAACTGGTCGAATTCATCCGCGGCGAAACCGACGACTGGTTCACCATCGAAGTCGCCGCCTACCCGGAATGGCACCCGCAGGCGCGCAGCCCAAGGGACGATCTCGCGGCTTTCGCGCGCAAGGTCAGGGCTGGCGCCAACTCGGCGATCACCCAGTATTTCTACAACGCCGACGCCTATTTCCATTTCGTCGACAAAGCCCGGGCGCTCGGAGTCGAGATCCCCATCGTGCCCGGCATCATGCCGATCGCCGGCTTCAGCAAGCTGGCCCGCTTCTCGGACGCCTGCGGCGCCAACATCCCGCGCTGGATGCGCAAGAAATTCGAGAGTTTCGGCGACGATGCCGACTCGATCCGCGCCTTTGGCCTCGATGTCGTCAGCGAACTGTGCGAACGCCTGCTCAAGGGCGGCGCCCCCGGCCTGCACTTTTACAGCATGAACCAGTCGGCGCTGACGATGGAGATTTGCAAACGACTCGGCTGA
- a CDS encoding ISAs1 family transposase has translation MECLNEIDDPRKASNGTRHDFREMLVMAIAGVLSDCDSVEDAAAWAQSREQWLRRFLVLKNGVPSEDTFLRLFRLLDPGQFEASFRRWVTQAVPTLAGTIAVDGKTVRGSGNGGEDAIHLVSAFATQLGIALGQEKVCGKSNEITAIPELLEALAIDGFLVSIDAMGCQRAIARKIIDKKADYLLAVKGNQPKLFNAIQGAFIDRRETAGRNEHVEKSHGRVVAQIASILPAEGVVVLADWPECAVIGRIDSVRQVTGKAATLEQRYYIASRALTPEQLAQAARSHWGIENQLHWMLDVTMGEDGSTVRKDHAPQNLSLLKKIVLNLIRLDKTDKKKCSLRLKRKRAAWDDEVRMNMLGFPAL, from the coding sequence ATGGAATGCTTGAACGAAATCGATGATCCCCGAAAGGCCAGCAATGGGACGCGGCATGACTTTCGGGAGATGCTCGTGATGGCGATCGCCGGTGTTCTCTCGGATTGCGACAGTGTGGAAGACGCTGCTGCCTGGGCGCAATCGCGTGAGCAGTGGTTGCGTCGGTTTCTGGTGCTGAAAAATGGCGTGCCGTCCGAAGACACCTTTCTGCGACTCTTTCGCCTGCTTGATCCTGGGCAATTCGAAGCCAGCTTCCGGCGCTGGGTGACTCAGGCCGTACCGACGTTGGCAGGAACGATTGCGGTCGACGGCAAAACGGTGCGTGGATCGGGCAATGGTGGCGAAGACGCCATTCACCTGGTTAGCGCCTTCGCCACCCAACTGGGCATTGCCCTGGGTCAGGAGAAGGTCTGCGGCAAGAGCAACGAAATCACCGCCATTCCCGAATTGCTTGAAGCGCTTGCGATCGACGGCTTTCTGGTCAGTATCGATGCCATGGGCTGCCAGCGCGCCATTGCCCGAAAGATCATTGACAAAAAAGCGGATTACCTGCTCGCCGTCAAAGGCAATCAACCCAAGCTGTTCAACGCGATCCAGGGCGCTTTCATTGATCGTCGAGAGACAGCGGGGCGAAACGAACACGTCGAGAAATCGCATGGCCGCGTGGTGGCGCAAATCGCGTCGATCCTGCCAGCGGAAGGCGTCGTGGTGTTGGCTGACTGGCCGGAGTGCGCCGTCATTGGCCGCATTGACTCGGTACGTCAGGTCACCGGCAAGGCGGCGACGCTGGAGCAACGGTATTACATTGCCTCGCGGGCTTTGACGCCTGAGCAACTGGCCCAAGCGGCCCGTAGCCATTGGGGAATCGAGAACCAACTTCATTGGATGCTTGATGTCACGATGGGCGAGGACGGCAGTACGGTGCGTAAAGACCATGCGCCACAAAACCTCTCCCTGCTCAAGAAGATCGTCCTCAATCTCATTCGCCTGGATAAGACCGACAAAAAGAAATGCAGCTTGCGCTTGAAGCGCAAGCGGGCAGCCTGGGATGATGAGGTACGCATGAACATGTTGGGATTTCCGGCATTATGA
- a CDS encoding PIN domain-containing protein — translation MISIVIDTNVFIAGLRSAGGASRAVLRRALEGRFQPLFGNALWLEYQDLLGRPVWGDATTPAERLQVLAALAKQGRWVTVYYGWRPNLPDEADNHLIELALAGGAAAIVTHNLRDIRGGELRLGNLRVLTPAQCLEEWK, via the coding sequence ATGATTTCTATCGTTATCGATACCAATGTGTTCATCGCGGGCTTGCGCTCGGCCGGCGGTGCGTCGCGGGCGGTATTGCGCCGCGCGCTGGAAGGAAGATTTCAGCCCCTTTTCGGCAATGCGCTGTGGCTGGAATACCAGGACTTGCTCGGTCGCCCGGTTTGGGGGGATGCCACCACGCCTGCCGAGCGCCTTCAGGTATTGGCGGCGCTGGCAAAACAAGGGCGTTGGGTCACGGTGTATTACGGCTGGCGGCCCAATTTGCCGGATGAGGCCGACAACCACCTGATAGAACTTGCGTTGGCAGGTGGGGCTGCGGCCATCGTTACGCACAATCTACGTGACATCAGAGGCGGCGAATTGCGCCTTGGCAATCTGCGGGTACTCACTCCCGCGCAATGTTTGGAGGAATGGAAATGA
- a CDS encoding ribbon-helix-helix protein, CopG family, which yields MSTLTIRLPDDTAERLKALAQSRGLSMNKLVEQLSAHALSAWDTENHFRAMAATGDVRQALSVLDRLDAADQ from the coding sequence ATGAGTACCTTGACCATCCGTTTACCCGATGACACCGCAGAGCGCCTGAAAGCATTGGCGCAGAGCCGTGGCTTGAGCATGAACAAGCTGGTTGAACAACTCAGCGCCCATGCGCTGTCCGCTTGGGACACCGAAAATCACTTCCGCGCCATGGCCGCAACCGGCGATGTACGTCAGGCCCTGAGCGTTCTGGATCGATTGGATGCCGCCGACCAATGA
- a CDS encoding mechanosensitive ion channel family protein, producing MNKEDISHWQDLILTTATEVGIKVLAAVAFWVIGRWLIGFVVNMVRASLERQKLDPTVLRYVGSIVTVTLNVLLVIGILGYFGIQTTTFAALIAAGGVAVGLAWSGLLAHFAAGAFLVVLRPMKVGDFVTVGGITGTVTELGLFATTINTPDNVLTIIGNNKVFSDTIQNYSHNAFRRVDLKCQLSGAADHQAAMVLLREKIATIPNVLAEPKVDVEILDFTLVGPVLAVRPYCHTDHYWQVYFDTNRMIREALGEAGFPAPMPAQNVIVTQAA from the coding sequence ATGAACAAGGAAGATATTTCACACTGGCAGGACCTCATTCTGACCACCGCTACCGAGGTGGGCATCAAGGTGCTGGCGGCCGTCGCATTCTGGGTGATCGGCCGCTGGCTGATCGGTTTCGTTGTCAACATGGTTCGCGCGTCGCTGGAGCGCCAGAAACTCGATCCGACCGTTCTCCGCTACGTCGGCTCGATCGTCACGGTGACTTTGAACGTCTTGCTGGTGATTGGCATTCTTGGCTACTTCGGCATCCAGACGACGACCTTCGCCGCCCTGATCGCGGCGGGCGGCGTTGCCGTCGGCTTAGCGTGGTCGGGCTTGCTGGCCCACTTCGCGGCGGGCGCATTCCTGGTCGTGTTACGGCCGATGAAGGTCGGCGATTTCGTCACAGTGGGCGGCATTACGGGAACGGTGACCGAACTGGGATTGTTTGCCACGACCATCAACACGCCGGACAACGTCCTGACGATCATCGGCAACAACAAGGTGTTCAGCGACACGATCCAGAATTACTCGCACAATGCCTTCCGCCGCGTCGATCTCAAATGCCAGCTTTCGGGCGCCGCCGATCATCAGGCAGCAATGGTCCTGCTGCGCGAAAAAATCGCGACGATTCCGAATGTGCTAGCGGAACCCAAGGTGGATGTCGAAATCCTCGATTTCACGCTGGTCGGCCCGGTGTTGGCGGTGCGCCCCTACTGCCACACCGACCATTACTGGCAGGTCTATTTCGATACCAACCGGATGATCCGCGAAGCGCTGGGCGAAGCCGGCTTCCCGGCGCCGATGCCGGCGCAGAACGTGATCGTGACTCAGGCTGCCTGA